A window of Sutcliffiella cohnii contains these coding sequences:
- a CDS encoding YdcF family protein: MNTPFDSVTDFIFVETEISPADVIVIPGSDHPPLMEKAVSLFQAGFAPYILPSGGSQPHMNRTEWEYLRDIALKCGVPPEAILKEDQARHTLENAQFSLDVLKKQHIERHKVIIVCKACHSRRALLTYQSVFPLETEFYVAPVVDRYDITKENWFQSEIGIKRTMAEVERIGKYFSVLFPIEARK, encoded by the coding sequence ATGAACACCCCATTCGATAGCGTTACCGACTTTATTTTCGTTGAAACAGAAATTTCCCCTGCCGATGTGATCGTCATTCCGGGCTCTGACCATCCACCATTAATGGAAAAAGCGGTGTCCCTGTTCCAAGCAGGATTTGCACCATACATCTTACCGTCTGGGGGCAGTCAACCACATATGAACAGAACAGAATGGGAGTATTTAAGAGACATAGCTTTGAAGTGTGGAGTCCCGCCGGAAGCGATACTAAAGGAAGATCAAGCACGCCACACGTTGGAAAACGCGCAATTTTCATTAGATGTTTTAAAGAAACAACATATAGAACGACACAAAGTCATTATCGTATGTAAAGCATGCCACTCCCGTCGCGCTCTATTAACTTACCAATCCGTATTCCCACTCGAAACAGAGTTTTACGTTGCTCCCGTTGTGGACAGATACGACATTACGAAAGAAAACTGGTTTCAATCGGAAATAGGAATAAAGCGCACGATGGCGGAGGTAGAAAGAATCGGGAAATACTTTAGCGTTCTATTCCCGATTGAAGCTAGAAAGTAG
- a CDS encoding DUF294 nucleotidyltransferase-like domain-containing protein, protein MIDHFLWDHLSDEEKNKVFIQCTHQTFEHGQIIHPANEVRKGLHLIIAGTAEVYIPGLTATEDEVLEMVKEGEFLGLSQFYAFLSPTVDLEPSTLEVRAIDDVETLYIPFSLLDKLITQPSIREKMLQEVSLRLYDVYQSLALQVKHNRKRAERSTIIQTIGDVMDETPLILPRDVTIQKAVQELRANRRTAVLVVEQDQLKGIVTEQDFIERVLASGESTERPISSIMTNNLLTITPHHYTYEALTIMIAHGVKHLPVVHNGKVVGIVHLSHVIQKEQLFHVNELLSNVKEEQLPKMKHHLYEVLKTLVQQNVPTTTLLQVMNGLYDQLLEQCLKIVEEKIGHAPSPYVFYCMGSAGRREQFLLTDQDHFLVYENEEDNEYFATFGEKIVKLLESAGYKRCRGNMMASNEQWRGSLDAWQSRLRDWVLHATNDRLLLAQNFFSYRYITGDKQIHDRFVTIVEQGLDRAKIFLYRLSQHEREHPVPTLEQPIRAIFNMHRKEIDIKKQLLFPFHHSLQILSLMHNIVYGTPTEKLKALYEKKVISENFYKDLRASMEAVLSYYVKKRVDEYSAGKELTTTLELRSLTTREKEEWMLNIRLIKELQTYMLSYY, encoded by the coding sequence TTGATCGATCATTTTTTATGGGACCATCTATCTGATGAAGAAAAAAATAAAGTATTTATTCAATGTACACATCAAACATTTGAACATGGTCAAATTATTCATCCTGCTAACGAAGTACGAAAAGGGCTTCATTTAATAATAGCAGGAACAGCAGAAGTGTATATTCCAGGTCTGACAGCTACGGAGGATGAGGTGCTTGAAATGGTGAAAGAAGGAGAATTCCTAGGCCTTTCCCAATTTTACGCATTTTTGTCCCCAACAGTCGACCTGGAGCCTTCTACTTTAGAAGTACGAGCAATAGATGACGTAGAAACGTTGTACATTCCTTTTTCACTTTTGGACAAGCTGATCACACAACCGTCTATTCGCGAAAAAATGCTCCAGGAAGTGTCGCTTCGTTTATATGACGTGTACCAATCACTAGCCCTCCAAGTAAAGCATAACCGTAAAAGAGCGGAAAGAAGTACAATCATTCAAACGATTGGTGATGTGATGGATGAAACACCACTGATTTTACCAAGAGACGTAACAATTCAAAAAGCCGTACAAGAGCTTCGTGCAAATCGGAGAACGGCAGTGCTAGTAGTGGAGCAAGATCAATTAAAAGGAATTGTCACCGAGCAAGACTTTATTGAGCGCGTACTTGCAAGTGGGGAATCAACAGAGCGCCCAATTTCTTCCATTATGACAAATAACCTTCTCACGATAACCCCCCATCATTATACGTACGAAGCTTTAACGATTATGATTGCTCACGGAGTCAAACATTTACCCGTCGTGCATAACGGAAAAGTAGTAGGTATTGTTCACCTTTCCCATGTTATTCAAAAAGAACAGCTTTTCCACGTTAATGAACTGTTAAGCAATGTGAAAGAAGAACAACTACCAAAGATGAAGCATCACTTATATGAAGTGTTAAAAACGTTAGTGCAACAAAACGTGCCAACGACAACGTTATTACAAGTAATGAACGGATTGTACGACCAACTGCTAGAGCAGTGTTTAAAAATAGTAGAAGAGAAAATTGGACATGCACCATCTCCATACGTTTTTTATTGTATGGGAAGCGCCGGTCGGAGGGAGCAATTTTTATTAACAGACCAAGATCATTTTCTCGTATATGAAAACGAGGAGGATAACGAATACTTCGCGACATTTGGTGAAAAAATCGTTAAGTTGCTAGAGAGTGCAGGATACAAACGTTGTCGTGGCAACATGATGGCGAGCAATGAACAGTGGCGAGGCTCTTTAGATGCGTGGCAAAGTCGATTACGTGATTGGGTACTGCACGCAACGAATGACCGCCTCTTGCTAGCTCAAAACTTCTTTTCTTATCGATATATAACAGGTGACAAGCAGATTCACGACCGGTTCGTTACAATTGTTGAGCAAGGGTTAGACAGAGCAAAAATATTTTTATACCGCCTATCCCAGCATGAACGAGAGCATCCAGTTCCAACACTTGAACAACCAATTCGAGCGATTTTTAACATGCACAGAAAAGAAATTGATATTAAAAAACAACTCCTTTTTCCGTTCCATCATAGCTTACAAATTCTATCCTTAATGCATAACATCGTTTACGGAACACCGACGGAAAAGTTGAAAGCCCTTTATGAAAAAAAGGTCATTTCTGAAAACTTTTATAAAGACTTACGTGCAAGCATGGAAGCTGTTTTAAGCTATTATGTAAAAAAACGAGTGGATGAGTATAGCGCTGGGAAGGAGCTAACAACCACACTGGAGTTAAGGTCGTTAACAACTCGTGAAAAGGAAGAATGGATGTTAAATATCCGTTTAATAAAAGAGCTGCAAACGTACATGTTGTCATATTACTAG
- a CDS encoding tetratricopeptide repeat protein — MKAQLEKAIRLRKNGKYKESNELLMKLIEVDPEGATLNYQCAWSFDLLGEEAKAVPFYERAISLGLPSADLEGALLGLGSTYRTLGQYEKSKEVFQRAMELYPENRAIRVFYSMTLYNLNEHSDAMETLLKCLIETTTDEEILNYKKAITFYADKLDQVWK; from the coding sequence ATGAAAGCACAATTAGAAAAAGCAATCAGATTAAGAAAGAACGGAAAATATAAAGAATCAAATGAACTCTTAATGAAGTTGATAGAAGTTGATCCAGAAGGCGCAACGCTAAACTACCAGTGTGCCTGGAGCTTCGATTTGTTAGGAGAAGAAGCAAAGGCAGTCCCTTTTTATGAACGAGCAATTAGCCTAGGTCTTCCATCCGCTGACCTAGAAGGAGCACTACTCGGATTAGGCAGCACCTACCGCACCCTCGGACAATACGAAAAGTCAAAAGAAGTATTCCAAAGGGCGATGGAATTATACCCAGAGAACAGGGCCATTCGAGTATTCTATTCTATGACGCTATACAACTTAAACGAGCACAGCGACGCAATGGAAACTCTACTAAAATGCTTAATCGAAACAACAACAGATGAGGAAATATTAAATTACAAAAAGGCCATTACCTTTTACGCTGATAAGTTGGATCAAGTTTGGAAGTAG
- a CDS encoding GNAT family N-acetyltransferase yields the protein MLEVKEVKAEETYPLRHSILRPHQRFEDCIYNTDQDEGVFHVGAFYDGKLVTVASFYPEELPDVTAALPYRLRAMATVPEYRKLGAGRAVVTYAENKLKDQGVDLLWCKGRTSVEEYYVRLGFHAHGDVFDYPPIGPHIVMVKKLEHG from the coding sequence ATGTTAGAAGTGAAAGAAGTGAAGGCTGAGGAAACATATCCTCTTCGTCATTCTATTTTGCGTCCACATCAACGTTTTGAGGACTGTATCTATAATACGGATCAAGATGAGGGAGTGTTTCATGTTGGGGCGTTTTATGATGGAAAACTTGTTACGGTTGCTTCGTTTTATCCGGAAGAGCTTCCAGATGTCACAGCTGCTTTACCATACCGGTTACGAGCGATGGCAACTGTGCCAGAATACCGTAAGCTTGGCGCGGGGCGTGCTGTCGTTACATATGCAGAGAACAAGTTAAAGGATCAAGGCGTTGACCTTTTATGGTGTAAAGGGAGAACGTCTGTTGAAGAATATTACGTTCGGTTAGGCTTTCATGCACATGGAGATGTTTTTGATTACCCACCGATCGGGCCGCATATTGTAATGGTGAAAAAATTAGAGCACGGGTAA
- a CDS encoding 3'-5' exonuclease codes for MLLRKYFPSNLVENTPLSTPIDKLEFTVFDTETTGFDISKSDRLIEIGAVKVKGMQVIEESTFQTYVNPYRQISREITELTGISDSEVLRAPDSLQAIEAFLELGNESSVCFVGHYIAFDLYTIKYELKRHKLHWKMPPAIDTLNLIGYIAPSYDMRDLEKYAREFGTRIYRRHSAIGDALMTAYLFTELLQRCHDRGCRTWGELLRIGEIDR; via the coding sequence ATGTTACTACGAAAATATTTCCCAAGCAATCTTGTCGAAAACACACCATTATCTACTCCAATCGACAAGCTCGAATTTACTGTTTTTGATACAGAAACGACAGGATTTGATATTTCGAAAAGTGACCGTCTTATTGAAATTGGCGCAGTAAAAGTGAAAGGAATGCAAGTAATAGAGGAATCTACATTCCAAACGTACGTGAACCCATATCGACAAATTTCTCGGGAAATAACAGAACTAACAGGGATTTCTGACAGTGAAGTTTTACGTGCACCAGACTCCTTACAGGCTATTGAAGCTTTTCTTGAACTAGGAAACGAATCTTCCGTATGCTTCGTCGGTCATTACATCGCATTCGATTTATACACAATTAAATATGAACTAAAGCGCCATAAGCTTCATTGGAAAATGCCACCTGCAATTGATACACTTAATTTAATAGGATATATTGCACCTTCCTACGACATGCGCGATCTGGAAAAATACGCTCGCGAGTTCGGAACGCGAATATATAGGCGTCACTCTGCCATCGGCGACGCCCTCATGACCGCTTATCTATTCACGGAACTACTACAACGGTGCCACGACCGCGGCTGTCGAACGTGGGGGGAGTTATTAAGAATCGGAGAAATAGATAGATAG
- a CDS encoding sodium:solute symporter family protein — MENTQFLVSLGLILATFALYIGIAIYNKARQTSDFYVAGRGVPPVFNGMAIGADWMSAASFIGMAGTVMLLGYDGLAYIMGWTGGYLLLTFLLAPQLRKYGRYTVPEFIGDRFDSHTARVIAAICTIIISFTYSVGQLSGSGVVIGRLLEVDAKIGVVIGVVLISFYAAFGGMKGITWTQVAQYVILITAYIIPVIFMSLQITNNPLPWLSYGTIVQELGEIDRQLGFTEYFAPFDTGSKWQFMALMFTLMAGTAGLPHVIVRFYTVSTMKAARWSGAWALLFIGLLYLTAPAYAAFSRFILMKNVVDQPINNLPAWTESWIKTDKLKIADTNGDGILQWNELMISNDIVVMATPEIANLGVFIIGLVAAGAMAAALSTAGGLMIAISSSFAHDIYYRVLRPNATDQNRLLVGRITIVTATVLAGVIALNPPGAITQIVAWAFALASGTFFPALLLGVWWKRANAQGVIAGMLVGLTVTISYLVAAKYYGFTIFGIIDTGAGVFGAASAIIAIIVVSLSTKAPSQKLQEEVVDLRYPEQMTYKDGDVWIDK; from the coding sequence TTGGAGAATACACAGTTTCTCGTTTCACTAGGGTTAATTTTAGCGACATTTGCATTATATATCGGAATCGCGATTTACAATAAAGCGAGACAAACGTCCGATTTCTACGTGGCAGGGCGTGGAGTACCACCTGTTTTCAATGGAATGGCGATCGGAGCCGATTGGATGAGTGCAGCTTCATTCATTGGAATGGCTGGTACCGTCATGCTACTAGGATACGACGGGCTTGCTTACATAATGGGTTGGACCGGGGGATACTTACTACTCACATTTCTATTAGCTCCCCAACTTCGTAAATACGGTCGTTACACCGTTCCTGAATTTATCGGTGACCGTTTTGATAGCCACACAGCGCGTGTTATCGCAGCAATTTGTACGATTATTATTTCATTCACCTACTCAGTAGGACAGCTTTCTGGTTCAGGAGTTGTTATTGGAAGACTACTAGAAGTGGATGCAAAAATCGGTGTAGTCATTGGTGTCGTGTTAATTTCTTTCTACGCAGCATTTGGTGGGATGAAAGGGATTACTTGGACGCAAGTTGCGCAATACGTTATCCTCATCACAGCATACATCATCCCAGTTATTTTCATGAGTTTACAAATAACGAATAATCCACTTCCTTGGTTATCATATGGCACAATCGTGCAAGAGCTTGGCGAAATAGACCGTCAGCTAGGGTTTACCGAATATTTCGCTCCGTTTGACACAGGGTCAAAATGGCAGTTCATGGCCCTTATGTTTACGCTCATGGCCGGAACAGCAGGATTACCTCACGTTATCGTTCGATTTTACACAGTTTCAACGATGAAAGCAGCTCGCTGGTCGGGTGCGTGGGCACTACTTTTCATTGGATTACTTTACCTTACAGCACCAGCATACGCAGCATTCTCTCGTTTTATTTTAATGAAAAACGTTGTTGACCAACCAATTAACAATTTACCAGCGTGGACAGAATCGTGGATTAAAACAGACAAATTAAAAATTGCCGACACGAATGGAGATGGAATTCTCCAATGGAATGAGCTGATGATTTCAAACGATATCGTCGTAATGGCAACACCTGAGATTGCTAATTTAGGAGTTTTCATTATCGGTTTAGTCGCTGCAGGTGCAATGGCAGCAGCATTATCAACGGCAGGTGGATTAATGATTGCCATTTCTTCCTCGTTTGCTCATGACATTTACTATCGCGTGTTAAGACCGAATGCAACAGATCAAAACCGTTTACTCGTAGGACGAATTACAATCGTTACAGCAACAGTTTTAGCAGGGGTTATTGCGTTAAACCCACCAGGTGCGATTACGCAAATTGTCGCTTGGGCATTCGCGCTCGCATCAGGAACATTTTTCCCAGCACTCCTACTCGGTGTTTGGTGGAAACGTGCTAATGCACAAGGTGTTATTGCCGGAATGCTCGTTGGGCTCACGGTAACCATTTCCTATTTAGTCGCAGCCAAATATTATGGCTTTACTATATTTGGCATTATCGATACAGGTGCCGGGGTGTTCGGAGCAGCCTCCGCAATCATCGCCATTATCGTCGTAAGTTTAAGCACAAAAGCACCATCACAAAAATTACAAGAAGAAGTAGTCGACTTGCGTTATCCAGAACAGATGACATACAAAGATGGAGACGTTTGGATCGACAAATAA
- a CDS encoding DUF4212 domain-containing protein, with product MKKIDKAVADAYFKEKNRYIAIYLIIWFAVSYGIVLFAESLQFTMPGLNFPFHYFMGAQGSVLVFIILLFVNAKVSDKIDAKYGIDEKANEVLSAGKTLDH from the coding sequence ATGAAAAAAATTGATAAAGCGGTAGCAGATGCGTACTTCAAGGAAAAAAATCGTTACATTGCGATTTACTTAATTATTTGGTTTGCTGTCTCTTACGGAATTGTCCTATTTGCAGAGTCACTTCAGTTTACGATGCCAGGATTAAACTTCCCGTTCCATTATTTTATGGGGGCACAAGGGTCGGTCCTCGTTTTCATCATTTTATTATTTGTTAATGCAAAAGTAAGTGACAAAATTGATGCGAAATACGGAATTGACGAAAAAGCGAATGAAGTATTAAGTGCAGGCAAAACGCTAGACCATTAA
- a CDS encoding GNAT family N-acetyltransferase encodes MQLTNTKNIPSEQLTQFFKTHWGSTEMVISSGVYDCIKLDGFAMINEATEIIGLITYIVREKECEIISLDSIQEGKGIGTRLIQAAETAAKESNCSQMKLITTNDNLHALKFYQKRGYYLAKLHRNAVEKARERKPSIPLTGNDGIPIRDELELEKVLSGN; translated from the coding sequence ATGCAACTAACAAATACAAAAAACATACCAAGCGAACAACTAACACAATTTTTCAAAACACATTGGGGCAGTACTGAAATGGTCATCTCCTCTGGAGTGTACGATTGCATCAAATTAGACGGATTTGCCATGATAAATGAAGCAACTGAAATTATCGGATTAATTACATATATAGTTCGTGAAAAAGAATGCGAGATCATTTCGCTCGATAGCATACAAGAAGGAAAAGGCATTGGAACAAGATTAATACAAGCAGCGGAAACGGCAGCAAAAGAATCGAACTGTAGCCAAATGAAATTAATTACGACAAATGACAACTTGCATGCATTAAAGTTTTACCAAAAAAGAGGGTACTATTTAGCAAAACTGCATAGAAACGCAGTTGAGAAAGCACGAGAGCGGAAACCATCCATCCCTCTTACCGGAAATGACGGTATTCCGATAAGAGACGAACTTGAATTAGAAAAAGTATTGTCGGGTAATTAA